The following nucleotide sequence is from Cottoperca gobio chromosome 20, fCotGob3.1, whole genome shotgun sequence.
CCAACTGCAAACCCCAAATGGTGCAGAAGGCCGCTTCTGGTCTCTACCTGCAGTACCCCAACTGTGATCCACGGGATCCCCGCTGTGCCCACGCTGCCTCCCTTGTGGTATGCTTTATGTTATTATAGtcatttaacatattttaacaacttctttctgtttttatttgcatctATGCCTTGATTATAATGACTCATGGTGTTTCCACTCTGATGTGTTCCTCCAGGCGCCTCGTGCCCCTAACCCCCCTGCCGCTGCTGGCCCTGGATCCTGCAACCCTCTTTATGAAGAAGGCTGCAACCCTCTTACTGCCACTAAATACGCCACACCCCCTGACGCATACAAAAATGAGGAAGAATCTGAGGCTGCTGCCATTCGTGCTCCTCCTTCTGCTGTGCAGAACAACGACCCCTATGCCATGTTTAGGGATGcttatgctaatgctaatagAGTCAATGATCCCTATGCCATGTATCGCCAGGCTAGCGCCCCGgcttctccaccagctcctcctgcagctaATGATCCATATGCCATTATTCGCCAATTCATGGCCCAAGCTCAAGGTAATGACCCACATGCTCCACCAATGCAGGCTGCTCCAGAGTCCAACCCCAACGATCCCTTCTCTGCAATCCGTGAGGCGGCGGCTGCTATGCATCGCCGTGGCCCTCAATCCCCCAGGCAGCAATTGCCTTTTTCCAATCCCAATTATGAAGAGCCTGCCCAGGACGAGCGCAACCCTCTTGGCCCCCCAGGTAAGACCAAAGAGGGCTATGACTGCTTCATTGGCTACGATCGTGAATGCTACCCTGTGAAGCCCAACGAGCCTCGTTCTGGAATTCACCGCCGCATCCCCTACCCTGCCGAAGCCTACGAGCCCCACCTGAATGCCGACGGCACTAGAAACGGAGTCCTGGAGCCTTCCAACCCACACTGTGACCCTGAGTACGACCGTGACTGCCGCCTGCGCCGCTATGAGACTCAGCCCGAGGCCCAGCCTGAGCATCACGCCGAGGAGGACCACAACCAGGGGGCAGCAGAGAGCGAGCTGCAGCCGGAGCAGCAGGAACAGGAGCAGTACGAGGCGGAGCCCTACCAGAGCGGCCAGGAGGAGCCTCATATGCCCTACCAGCCACTCTCACAGGGTATGCCCAGCCTCCAGGACATACTGAGGCGCTACGGCGACCAGTACCCCGAGCAGGATGATCACAGAGCCTATGCAGATGACTACCGCAAGAAATaaacaggctcacacacacacctggaccaGATATGGGACATGAGAGAAGTCTATGGACCCAATGAGTACATGCACATACATCCACACATAGATTCCAGCTGCAGGAGCTTGCTCAGAAAGCCGAGTGTGTTCCAGCGATGTTTTCATCTCTTTAGCTACTTTAGACCTGTTGCTTTGGCCTATTGCTTTCTGGTTTCCACCTCCACTCCAATGTGTAATGCCTCGTCAATGCTCAGCTTTGCTTCTGTATCTATGAATcccactttttatttgtatttgttcgTTGCTTTTTGTCATTGATGGATTATGTAAagatttttttgattttgatttttttgatttttaatgttttaataaaaagctCTTGAAAGctgtttttgcatttcattcACGGACTATTGACATATGACTCAACTCGATTGACAGGTGTTAAGGGGTATACcggtaaatgttttaatattgatATCACGTTAATAATAACCTCACGGCTCTGCTTAGGCTGAGCTTAATGCCAACGTCACAACACATTGCTGACATACTGATGCTAAGCCTGAGGGAGGACATGAAGATGTCCAAATGTTATGGCAATCCATCTCctggttgttgagatatttcagtctggcctaaagtggtggactgaccgGCATTGACATCTCTAGATGAAGAATGGTCAAGTTGAAGAAGCAGAGATTCAGATAtcatgaatcaaatcaaatcaaatgtatttatatagcccagtatcacaaattacacatttgtttcagtgtgctttacagactgtacaggttacgacatcctctgtccttagacccttgcaccACACAAGACTTGTTAAACTTCCTAAATCCTAGTATGGATCAAACTCCATAAATGCTGTATGTGTAATAAATCACAAAAGGTCGAAGCATCCAGAGAAACTTCTCTCTAAAATCTCTTTTAACTCTCTTTATTCAAttccttttaattaattaatatctcAGAaagtggcccggaaaagggacgtttggggttccctactggagctgcttctCCCGCGATCCGACCCCGAATAAGCGGTGgtcgatggatggatggatcattGAGGGGTTAGGGTACAAGTCAGATAAACACAACaaagttaaacatttgtatATAAGGATAGAAACTAAGATAAAAACAGATAAGGATGAGCAAACGACTACCGcaagaaataaacacacatgcatcattGACACACTTACGCAGCGCCTCGCTCATGTGTCATttcatataaatgtattgtgtgttttgtaagtAAGTGATTAACCCCTTACTAACCCAGCAAACTTATCAAATCTGTTTGGAATCTGAGATATACACattcactatttatttttagggTTTTTGCATATATACGTTTCCAGTATGTTTATGCCTGCTGCTTTTCTACACTGTAAATTGATAATGTCCCAATTGATATCGTTGCCATCTCATTTTCTATATCGATCTATTCGGCTTCTGTTTTACCTTTTATCTACTTCATTATTGTGAGAATTTGTGTTGCATGCAAATAATTCTGTACATTTGGAACATATAACTCTCCTTCTTTGAGTTGTAGTAAACCGCTTGTGGAGTTCTACACCTCCACAGTAACATACTGATAACTTCCATATTCTATGTAAGTTTCTGCCAGGAACATAATGACTTTCTGTCATTTATCTTTATGATTCCTTTCTCCTTTCTAGTTGCTCTCACTGTGACCTTTCGGGATATATATACAAAGATTATCAATGTTaactttctttctatttctaaaacagattcTCCATTCAGTCTCAAGGTTGCTAACATTATATTGCCTGGTTAAGCTGATTTTCACAGACGGGCCTAGAGCTTGTATTTTTAAAGTAGTTTCTCTGCCCCTGTGCTCTTACACTTCTCTGCCTTAATGTTTTGCCTGGCTTGACATACACACTGCTCGCTGTGACCTTCCCCATCTATTTGGATACTGTCTCTTTATGAAATTAACGTTCTGATAATATCTGAAAATGCACGAGTGCCTGCAGTTAAAGTTCAAAATATAAGAAAGTGACCACAGATAAACAAAAGCTGTGTTCGGTCATGTTTATTACAACAGATTAAATTGATATAACTTAAAAGACTGATGCCATGTGGTCTCATCGTTTTAttgtgacagagaggaagattgTCACTCCTAAATATATCCAAGTCCGTCCGCCTCCAGCCACTGACAAAGTCATACCCCCTGCacggctacacacacacacacacacacacacagacacacacacacacacacacacacagtaaatcagGACTCCCTCTTGTGGCTGCCGATGTACAAGGTTGACTTCTGTCACTGCTGCCAAGGCTGATTATTTGCTGAAGACTATTGATAGATCACACTGTCAAACTAATTACTGCACATCTTTTACACCTCTGTTCTGTCATTAGCTGATTTATCTTTACACACCGGACATATAATACCACCTCCTACTTCACCTCAAATGCAGACAGAACCAAGCCTTTAAAATAATACTGACGACTGGCgagccggttttggcccgcgggccgcatgtttgacacccctgtcttAAGGCTTctaaaaaacaataatcaaagtCTACACATTTCTATAGGCTGAATGGACgtccctaaaaaaaaaaaagggtgtgGCAGaaagagtctgtgtgtgagagacctgCCGCAGCTGTATGACAATAAAACTCAACCTACTGTCCTTCATCGTTTTATCGGGGTGAGAGCAGGACATGACATGTCACAACATCATCTCTCAGTTTCCTCACTGgaattgttttatataataatgtttatatagAACGTTTCAAGCAAGGACTACAAGGGAGTGCGGAGAAACAGCAAAACATATATCCATACGGTAAAAACAATCAACAATAAAAACTGGTGGTAACATGAGAAGTACTGCTTTAAATCTTCTTAATCTTCTTAAATCACTTAAAGCTGTACCTACACTTACAATTAAGATTGGGGGAGAGTTGAGTTCTGTTGACGAAATGTCCACagaatatgtaataatatatgacGGACAACTTGAAATGACTCTCCAGCTGTAATGGTAAGTCAGTGTGATGAAtcacatgaataaaaaaatgtgttacTTCTGTCAGAGCTGGGAACTGGTGGTATGAAGCATCGGGGGTCCACCTCCACGCCACCTTCTTCCACTTATTTCCAATGACTGATCTTAAACAAGTGAAGAGAGTCCATTTTTAGCAAGACTAAGGTGAAAGCAAAGATAAAGAAggtaacaaacacaaatattatgAGGAGAAGAAGGCAGTGAGAGTGAACGAGTTGATGCTGAGGAGAGCGGTGAGGAAAAGGGAGACACAGCAGGCGTCTTTAAGCCGTGTTCACAGAGGGTGTCGAAGTGCAGAAATATTCCAGCGCACGTCACTGGCTATAAGATGTCAGGATGTGAAGGATAAATGTTTCAGTGTTGAATTATTGCccactcttcttctccttcttctctgtgAGTAGTGTGAAAAGTAAACCgccctgttttcagctttgttatTATAGCATTTTTAGCTCATCCATAAGGGTTTTTAAATAGGGCTTATTTATCTTAAGAAATAGGAGAATACTCTCAACCCACTCAACTTCCTCCTTAAATTTATCAGAATTTCAACACATGAAAATGTGTAATctgaaaagacacaaataaattagaataaCTTAGATATGCACTTGAATACACAAGGCCTACGTTTCACAACATATCCTTGAAGAGGTTGTggatgtgtaagatatgccagaatttaaatttaaaacattaaaacaataaactaacattatcaacagagtgtgaagcggtaacagtgttgacattatgtcaaagacttctatgtattgtgttgcagagatgctaactgactagcctAAGTGTGCCTGGTGTGTTACGATGGATGGACCTCATTTACATAAAATTGAGGTTGAGTCGTGATTATGCAAATTCAGATAGCGCAAATGGTAAGTCAACTAACCAAGCCGTATCCATCATGCAACATGTGAGCGGCGCTCCTGCTCGACCAGTGCTCAGGCCCTAACAATGACGTTATGGTGTTATGGTGCGTTACTTCAACATTCATGAAGATGTGATTCTCATGCATCATCACTGTAAGTAGATTCATCTGCGGTCACAATAAGTGAAAGAGAGGTCAGAGGAACACAGAGTCAGCAGATTCTCACAGGCTATATATCTGCAGGATTAGACTAAAGAAGAGTcctcaatattaatattagggGATTTAAGGGAAGTAGTATATAAAGGGCACCTTTTCCTCACTTGCTGGAGTGTACTTTAGTGTGGTTTTGTGTGCTGAAGGTGCCATATTCGCCCCAAGGCCCCCTACCCCTCCCACTGTGTCTGTCTACAGCAGAGCAAAGTGCTTCCCAAGATATTATCCCAATATATATTATCcttcttgtttgtttcattcTATTTACACGAAACAATAATGTTTCCCACAGGTGGGTAAGCGGGGTTCAATAGAGCCTAGCATCACACGGGCGGACAGACAGGGGGCTGGAtgtcaaacatacaaacacagacaaaataaGAGAGGTGTAAAGGGTATGAGTGGTTTAGCATTAGTGAAACATACATATACCATCCCTTGGATCAACGTTGTCACCAACCATTTTCCCATTTCGTTGTTGCTGCTGAGTTCATGTATTATTGTTACGCCGGATAATTTGTTATTAGCTCCTAGTTTGCAGATACAGTGTCTCGTTTTCACTAGTACACCATTTCTACAACTACTGTAAATGTAGTTAATGATCCATTAATGCAgtacatcattttaattttagagCTTCTAAACTTTAATGACTTTTTATacttattagttgatttatattttgtattaataatatgaacCTGCAAAGTAAATACAGTGGTAACTAATGTtgtcaattaaatgtaaaaaggaatagaagtataaagtagcataaaatggaaatactcaagaaaACCACTATGTGTTGGCCGCCGCCCCGGAGCTTACCAGACTTCTCAAAGCGACTCCGTCCACTATGTGAAGTGTTAGCCGCTCCAGCTGAACCGCTGTGTCCAGTGATGTTTTCATTTAGCCATGTGTCTGTAAACACAGAGATACAGCTGTCCTTCACGCTGCGCTGGGAAGCTCTCCAAAGATATGCTACATCTGATATAATCCCAGCCAGCGTTTCTCACAGCAAAAGTCTGTATTACAAATGTCCAAAAGAAACTGACACAGACATATTTGAAAGATGAATACAAAGACACTGCATAGTCACCAAAAGATGGCGCTGCAAACGTCTAACACAACCATGTTATCAATGACAACTCAGATAGTGTTTCGTAGACTGACATATTTCTACGACATTGTGTTCCTTCAGAGAGTGGGATGTCTGCTCCAAGGCCTGTGCATCAGCATTTACAACACTGGGGTGATGCCAACAGCAAGACACGTCGGTGTTACACCTCAAACTGAGGGACAGACATTTCATTTTTGACCTCGCAAACAGTTGTTGAGAAgtaagattgttttgtcaaccgCGGGCACCGCAGGtgaagaatcttttttttttttaaagctcgaCTTTTAAAGCAAACGTGGACAAAAGAAGGGGAAAATGGACATTTGAGACGCGTGTGACATCTCTGTAAAAATGTTTACCGTGGCTGCATGTCACCTTTGAGCAGCAAATGTGTTGTTAGCGCTGTGTTGTCGAGGTGGCTGAAGAGGAAGGACGCCCACTCAACAGTGTTTCCTGAGCACTGACtgaaactgctgctgctctgctaacGTGCTGCTTTCGCTATGCAGGTAACAGTGTTACATACTGATGTCACACACTGGTAAATTGGCCAAAGCGGTCGCTCATCTCAGTCAGAATTCTTCTGAAACGGCCCCCCGAGTGGTGGATTAAAGAAAAGGACAGCGAAGTCACAGCTCACTTGCAGGCTGAAAGTACACCTCATCAAACTACAGCTTAACACTCATGTGGTAATTATTATTTCTCTCATTTCCTAAAAGAATAAAGCAACTCACTGATCACACTCTTTGATTTACAATGTATCAATGTTTCTATTGCAGTTAAATACACCACTTATAAGTTACttgttaaattaattaaatgtagcATTTCTCCAGATATATGTAAAAGGGGGATTTTAAGGAGTAGGCTCTTCTTACTGAACACacaggatctttttttttctagttcAGTCATGAAGGTTATTTTTGTTCGCTGTAGGAAACAGAAACAGTTCTAACAAGGacaagtgagagaaagagagacagaaagagaggtggggggggggggggttgtcttATCATGGTGAAGCAGGGTCGCCTCGAGACGAAAACCCATGAAATAATTTCATACCAAATTTACATGAAAATTACTATTAATTACTCAGATATTAGGTATGTTGGAAACAATTATACGATCCACATGCAGACATTATTATGTAAATGCAATTTGGATTCTGTACCCGGTATGAACACGCACGGTTTATCTGGTTGTTGGgacttgaaaaacaaaatcaagaaatcattttaaagtgtttgaaggccaacacacacacacacacacacacacacacacacacacacacacacacacacacacacacacacacacacaccttatttCCTCCTCTTGTTATTGTATAACTCGGTGATTAGATGTTCTGTGCGTTGCTCGAGGGCCACAGCTCTCTGAGGCGAGCGTTGTGGAGTGGTCGCCTGGCGACAACTGCCGACAGGTTGTCGTGGCAACCTTGGTGTGATAGATGTCCCCCACCTCCCCCTGTCGTCTTGGCTATAATCTGGTGTTTATCTTGCCATCCTTCGTGTGGAGCACTCATTCATCACCTGACTGCTTAAAGGGTGCACATCCCTCACTAACAGCACATCTGATTAAATAttaatcactttttaaaatactgCCAGACGTGTGTTCATTGTacaaaaaagtgtgtttttgtttttttactcctTCAAGTCCAGTTTGGTTGGTGTTAACCGTTTTTCCGAACTTCCATCTAGCAGTGAACAGAAGTAGCATTtgctctgcctccctctctgtgttccacatttaattaaagataaataatgaaACGCTGTTAAAATTTAATCTGAAGGGCCATGAAAGCGAAGCAGCCATTTGCCTGGTGTGACAAAGTCCTTTctaataaaatgtgtctgaatATGTAAGCCCCTACATGTCCCTATGAATTATGTTAGTGTGGCGCTTAAAAAACTTTCCATGTTTGGCCATGAAGATGTGCCATCTGGAGAAACGATGCctccagtttgtgtgtgtgtgtgtgtgtgtgtgtgtgtgtgtgtgtgtgtgtgtgtgtgtgtgtgtgtgtgtgtgtgtgtgtgtgggcacatCTGAACAGCAGCTGTTTAAAACAGATGGCGCCTCATCCTCTCTCCTGGGGCCCTTCACATTTAACCCTTGTCAGTAAGACAAAATAGAGGAGATCAAAGCCAAACTAGAATgctatttaaatgtgtacataAGAGGCAAAATAAGAGCATCAGGTGTTCATTTGTGCAGCATTTTCAAATTAAGTACAGCCTTTTTATGAAATAGCCTTTTTATGAAATAGCCTTTAGACCTGTATTTAGTTTGATCTTTATTTGATACGTTGATTGATGAATACAAATTTGGACCAATGTATCACTTCAAAGTGGATTCTCTGAGGTTAATTGTTGGAGTGCTTTGGCACAGAGTTAACTCATGTCGAGGACCAACTGCAAACTGTTATTAGAGTTAGTAGCTTATTTCACCATCCAGTTTGACATAATGTCTGCTCTTCTGATTTAGAAGCAATGTGAAAGTAGTATTGAATTTACCAAAAGACAAAACTAGCCACTACAGAACCCACAAGCGCCTGTAACAATAACAGATCAGATTTGGTTGATACACCTTTTTCCAAAAAAATACCACAATATAAATGAGTTGTTGTATTGCAACATTATTGATGTGTGTTTCCTTAAAACATACATGCTACAAGATCGGGAGTGTATTTGGAGGCAAAGTTGCATTAGAAGTTGTCTTGATTCAGGCTGATGTTTCAGTGGCCTTGTGAAGTGTGTTTCTCCACTTTGAAGAAACTGAAAGGAGGATTAACCATCTTTACAAATGCAACTGAACTGTGTCAATTTGAAAGGCACTTTAAGACACCAGGTAGGAATTGGAAGATGTCAAGCAGGCAGTTGTGTGAAGAGTGGAGTAAGAGTCTAAACATTATGTGGCAAGAGGCttgttagtgtttgtgtgtgtacctgaaTACATCAGTGTTGGAAGGAACTTCTGTTTACCTGCTTTTCAGCCTTTTTCACCTTATTCACGTAGCTCAACCCGTTTCATTACAGGTCCTGTACTATCACGTTGTTGCAGCAATGTGTGTCAAActatct
It contains:
- the and1 gene encoding actinodin1, which codes for MAGRRRTSYSGVCVTTLLAVILLPVFLSAGPIVQKPKGDVGDSIQETSTAAELHRRLIRNRRNISWYKQNSDYWGWYKYFTDNGNQEAVQEMDRIYLAYLQNKNRAEARRSHKAYLRHLGEVYKSCSETDDPNCVSSYTSRAKPKPEAPKPAPVKTCDPTKDAYCLYAALVQGKSPYLPLVLSAATQAPAPVKAPAPQYVRSAAPAKDPQSGYYYYAPSTVPLLSKEQKAELLRICSSDDVECLQYHLRGAHGYAPSAGPVPSYAHLGCDPKKDPNCKPQMVQKAASGLYLQYPNCDPRDPRCAHAASLVAPRAPNPPAAAGPGSCNPLYEEGCNPLTATKYATPPDAYKNEEESEAAAIRAPPSAVQNNDPYAMFRDAYANANRVNDPYAMYRQASAPASPPAPPAANDPYAIIRQFMAQAQGNDPHAPPMQAAPESNPNDPFSAIREAAAAMHRRGPQSPRQQLPFSNPNYEEPAQDERNPLGPPGKTKEGYDCFIGYDRECYPVKPNEPRSGIHRRIPYPAEAYEPHLNADGTRNGVLEPSNPHCDPEYDRDCRLRRYETQPEAQPEHHAEEDHNQGAAESELQPEQQEQEQYEAEPYQSGQEEPHMPYQPLSQGMPSLQDILRRYGDQYPEQDDHRAYADDYRKK